One window from the genome of Dolosigranulum savutiense encodes:
- the radA gene encoding DNA repair protein RadA, with protein sequence MAKKKVNFMCNECGIESPKYLGRCPSCGAWDSFVEAPKAADEDQKDNRKRVSLTGERATPTLITEVEVEREDRVTVPFSEFNRVLGGGIVPGSLVLIGGDPGIGKSTLLLQISAFLNNQGAKVLYVSGEESASQIKMRAERLEVVGANFYLYAETDLSYIQDAIQKLRPDFVIVDSIQTMHHPNIDSASGSVSQVRESTATLMQLAKTNDIGIFIVGHVTKEGSIAGPRMLEHMVDTVLYFEGEQHHTFRVLRAVKNRFGSTNEIGIFEMNEDGLKEVHNPSQLFLEERLAGTNGSAVVAAMEGTRPILVEIQSLIAPTAFGHAKRTASGLDYSRVSLIMAVLEKRAGLLLQNYDAYLKAAGGVKLDEPAIDLSIAMSIVSSYKEKETQATDCFIGEIGLTGEIRRVSKIEARVTEAAKLGFKRVFIPKNNIDGWTHPEGIEVIGCATVSEVMKRTFN encoded by the coding sequence ATGGCGAAGAAAAAAGTAAATTTCATGTGCAACGAGTGTGGGATTGAATCTCCGAAGTATTTGGGAAGATGTCCATCTTGCGGGGCGTGGGATTCCTTCGTAGAAGCGCCAAAAGCAGCGGACGAAGACCAAAAAGATAACCGTAAAAGGGTCTCCTTAACAGGGGAGAGAGCGACACCGACCTTAATTACAGAGGTAGAAGTAGAGCGTGAAGATCGTGTGACAGTCCCTTTCAGTGAGTTCAACCGTGTGCTGGGTGGCGGGATTGTCCCGGGCTCACTCGTCTTGATCGGGGGAGATCCCGGCATTGGGAAGTCCACCCTGTTGCTTCAGATCTCAGCTTTCTTGAATAATCAAGGGGCGAAGGTGCTCTACGTTTCGGGCGAAGAGAGTGCTAGCCAAATTAAGATGCGAGCGGAACGCTTAGAAGTTGTCGGAGCGAACTTTTACTTATATGCGGAGACTGATTTGAGTTATATTCAAGATGCGATTCAGAAGTTGCGACCGGACTTTGTCATTGTGGATTCGATTCAGACAATGCACCATCCGAATATTGATAGTGCATCTGGTAGTGTATCGCAAGTGCGTGAATCGACCGCCACCTTGATGCAGCTCGCGAAGACGAATGATATTGGGATCTTCATTGTTGGTCACGTGACGAAGGAAGGCTCGATTGCGGGGCCACGTATGCTAGAACATATGGTGGACACTGTGCTTTACTTCGAAGGGGAACAACATCATACGTTCCGAGTCTTGCGCGCCGTGAAGAATCGGTTCGGTTCGACTAACGAGATTGGTATCTTCGAGATGAATGAAGATGGACTAAAAGAAGTGCATAATCCGAGTCAGCTATTCTTAGAAGAGCGGCTGGCGGGGACGAATGGCTCAGCCGTTGTTGCTGCAATGGAGGGAACGCGTCCGATTTTAGTAGAGATTCAGTCGCTCATTGCCCCGACTGCCTTTGGTCATGCCAAGCGAACAGCAAGTGGCCTGGATTACTCGCGCGTCTCCTTAATCATGGCTGTATTGGAGAAGCGAGCAGGTCTTTTATTACAAAATTATGATGCCTACTTGAAGGCAGCAGGTGGAGTGAAGTTAGATGAGCCGGCGATTGACTTAAGTATCGCGATGAGCATCGTCTCCAGCTATAAGGAAAAAGAAACCCAAGCCACGGACTGCTTTATCGGAGAGATTGGCTTAACTGGCGAAATTCGACGAGTCTCTAAAATTGAAGCACGG
- a CDS encoding ATP-binding cassette domain-containing protein translates to MSQPLLTVRGITQEFAQVKALDDVSLEIQPKQTYGLVGESGSGKSTLGNIIVGALKPTAGTIQFDGEELGMKREMAQKKAIQMVYQNPRSSLNPRLTVHNTLDEVLVIQTDLSKAERQARIEETIVKVGLEIKHLNKYPHALSGGQCQRVAIARAIIVRPKLIILDEAVSALDVSIQFQILQLLDELQETFDVSYLFISHDLRVVSEICDHVAVLEAGQLVESASGKTIFNNPQHPYTQKLLSSVSTLEYI, encoded by the coding sequence ATGAGCCAGCCATTATTAACCGTTCGTGGTATTACACAAGAATTTGCCCAAGTGAAGGCCCTTGATGATGTCAGTTTAGAGATTCAACCGAAGCAAACATATGGCCTCGTTGGTGAATCTGGTTCTGGGAAGTCAACACTCGGCAATATTATTGTCGGAGCCTTGAAACCAACTGCCGGAACCATTCAGTTCGACGGAGAAGAATTAGGCATGAAGCGGGAAATGGCACAGAAAAAAGCCATCCAAATGGTTTATCAGAACCCACGCTCATCGCTCAATCCACGTCTTACCGTTCATAATACATTAGATGAGGTGCTGGTCATTCAGACGGATTTATCCAAGGCAGAGAGACAAGCACGAATTGAAGAGACCATCGTGAAGGTTGGTTTAGAGATTAAACACTTGAATAAATACCCGCACGCACTCTCAGGGGGGCAATGCCAGCGCGTGGCAATTGCTCGGGCAATTATCGTTCGCCCCAAATTAATTATTCTTGATGAAGCTGTCTCAGCGTTAGATGTGTCGATTCAATTTCAGATTTTGCAATTATTGGATGAATTGCAAGAAACATTCGATGTCAGCTATTTATTTATTAGTCATGATTTGCGAGTGGTTAGTGAAATTTGTGATCATGTTGCCGTCTTAGAAGCTGGTCAACTGGTCGAGAGCGCCTCGGGTAAGACAATCTTCAACAACCCACAACACCCGTACACACAAAAATTATTATCATCAGTCTCGACTTTGGAATATATTTAA
- a CDS encoding HesB/YadR/YfhF family protein, with translation MQLTITETARQWFEESYPLEEGESIRFFGKLYGKTDVHDGFSVGMKIDNPAEHDLLAKLEENGRTYFASKDDDWFFARYDLEVDFDTEREAPIYNFTERETDA, from the coding sequence ATGCAATTAACAATTACGGAGACGGCACGCCAATGGTTCGAAGAGTCTTATCCATTAGAAGAGGGCGAGAGTATTCGCTTCTTCGGTAAGTTATACGGTAAAACGGATGTCCACGATGGGTTCTCAGTCGGGATGAAGATAGATAATCCCGCTGAACACGACTTGTTAGCGAAGCTAGAAGAGAACGGTCGTACTTACTTCGCGTCTAAAGATGACGACTGGTTCTTCGCCCGATATGACTTAGAAGTTGACTTCGATACTGAACGCGAAGCCCCAATCTACAACTTCACCGAAAGAGAAACTGACGCCTAG
- the pgeF gene encoding peptidoglycan editing factor PgeF, with amino-acid sequence MKSRLLSQAGVTHQVFGRPYNFRYQTQQEHLARDVRRALAVLGELPDMIYSGEQCHGNQIAYADGMSGESFIIGRQFSETDGLITDKPGVALMIKFADCTPLVFYDPVKQVLACVHSGWRGTVQHIAANAVERMTRDFDCVLSDILVYVGPSIDQAHYEVGPEVYDAFASVGSREQYFQPQGDKYRLSMVDANVAILRQLGFKSSQLDICRASTVTDPTLHSARQEGPAYGLNALIAMLPTI; translated from the coding sequence ATGAAATCAAGATTATTATCGCAGGCCGGAGTGACTCATCAAGTCTTCGGACGACCGTATAACTTTAGATATCAGACACAACAGGAGCACTTGGCCAGAGATGTTAGACGGGCATTGGCAGTGCTCGGCGAATTACCTGATATGATCTATTCGGGTGAGCAATGTCATGGGAATCAGATTGCTTATGCCGATGGGATGAGCGGAGAGTCATTCATTATTGGTCGGCAGTTTTCAGAGACAGATGGATTAATAACGGACAAACCCGGTGTGGCACTGATGATTAAGTTCGCTGACTGTACACCGCTTGTCTTCTATGACCCGGTGAAGCAGGTACTGGCTTGTGTGCATTCTGGCTGGCGTGGCACGGTTCAACACATTGCAGCGAATGCGGTAGAACGGATGACACGTGACTTCGACTGTGTATTATCTGATATATTAGTCTACGTTGGTCCATCTATTGATCAAGCGCATTATGAAGTCGGTCCAGAAGTTTACGACGCATTTGCTTCAGTGGGGAGTCGTGAGCAATATTTTCAGCCCCAAGGAGATAAGTACCGCTTAAGTATGGTGGATGCTAATGTCGCTATTTTGCGCCAGTTAGGGTTTAAGTCGAGCCAGCTTGATATTTGTCGAGCGTCAACCGTTACAGATCCTACACTCCATTCAGCGCGTCAAGAAGGGCCTGCGTATGGATTGAATGCCTTAATTGCCATGTTACCTACTATATAG
- a CDS encoding ABC transporter permease translates to MMKKIAKNKLLFIGSIIFVSLVVLVMVGPLLVSWNPNSVDASNRLMWPSGAHLLGTDEYGRDLLARVLQGGRISLLLGTVVMIVAVTLGTVIGLYSAYYERVGNVLMRVIDGIMAIPGLLLAIALMSAFGGSIYNLMIILSIVYIPSTARLVRSSALDVINEPFVGAIQLIGASDTRVIWKHLFPNIIPSLAVQATFVYAGAILGESTLSFLGAGIPAPAPSWGNIIQGGRTVIFSQYYIVLFPSIAVLLAVISLHLLGEGLRDALDPKQLESEEA, encoded by the coding sequence ATGATGAAAAAGATAGCAAAAAATAAATTATTATTCATTGGTAGCATTATTTTTGTCAGCTTAGTAGTGCTCGTTATGGTTGGGCCGTTGCTAGTGTCTTGGAATCCCAATAGTGTGGATGCATCTAACCGCTTAATGTGGCCAAGTGGTGCGCACTTGTTGGGGACAGATGAATATGGTCGTGATCTTCTAGCTCGTGTGCTGCAAGGGGGCCGTATTTCGTTACTACTAGGAACAGTTGTTATGATTGTTGCGGTTACTTTAGGGACAGTGATTGGCTTATATTCAGCTTATTATGAGCGAGTCGGGAATGTCTTGATGCGGGTGATTGATGGGATTATGGCAATTCCTGGTTTATTGTTAGCCATTGCGCTAATGAGTGCATTCGGAGGCTCGATTTATAACTTGATGATTATCTTATCGATTGTCTATATCCCGTCGACAGCGCGGTTAGTTCGCTCTAGTGCCCTTGATGTGATTAATGAACCGTTCGTCGGAGCAATCCAGTTAATTGGTGCGAGCGATACACGGGTGATTTGGAAGCACCTATTCCCGAATATTATTCCATCTCTGGCAGTTCAGGCGACCTTCGTGTATGCGGGAGCGATTTTGGGAGAATCAACATTGAGCTTCTTAGGAGCAGGGATTCCAGCACCGGCACCTTCTTGGGGAAACATTATCCAGGGTGGACGGACGGTTATCTTCAGTCAGTATTACATTGTCTTATTCCCATCAATTGCCGTCTTGCTGGCAGTGATTTCCCTTCATTTATTAGGGGAAGGCTTGCGCGATGCACTTGATCCAAAGCAACTTGAGTCAGAGGAGGCCTAG
- a CDS encoding dUTP diphosphatase: MTKKRGFEVVSRYQDKGINLPKRATTASAGYDIEAAEDTVIPTIWKALLAVDDVSAAQVAGELPLASQDHLGSVLVPTGVKAFMPDDEYLLLANRSSNPMKRGLVLPNGIGVIDADYYGNESNEGEIFVQLINYGRTDYIVKKGDRIAQGIFTPYKTVSDENGEERNRRSGGFGSSGR; the protein is encoded by the coding sequence ATGACAAAAAAACGTGGATTCGAAGTCGTCAGTCGCTATCAAGACAAGGGAATTAACTTACCAAAACGGGCAACCACCGCTTCAGCAGGATATGATATCGAAGCAGCAGAAGATACGGTTATTCCAACGATTTGGAAGGCTCTCTTAGCTGTCGATGATGTGTCAGCTGCACAAGTCGCAGGAGAACTGCCATTAGCTAGTCAGGACCATCTTGGCTCAGTTCTCGTGCCAACGGGGGTGAAAGCCTTCATGCCAGATGATGAATATCTATTGTTAGCGAATCGCTCCAGTAACCCGATGAAGCGCGGCTTAGTGTTACCGAACGGAATCGGTGTTATCGATGCAGATTATTATGGCAATGAAAGCAATGAAGGCGAAATTTTTGTCCAACTGATCAATTACGGACGAACAGATTATATAGTGAAGAAGGGCGACCGTATTGCGCAAGGAATCTTCACACCGTATAAGACAGTCTCGGATGAGAACGGGGAAGAACGGAATCGACGGAGCGGCGGCTTCGGCTCAAGTGGACGATAA
- a CDS encoding exonuclease SbcCD subunit D, with product MRFLHTADWHIGKIVHEQSMLADQAYILEQLIEQVAQYEVDAVLMAGDLYDRSLPPKEAVALVNQTLSRLINELEVPVFIIAGNHDSSERIEYLSEVAEAKQLYMEGTLKAYTRKISLKEADIYMMPYADHVLIRQALDQPEIRTIEEAVAAQVEQITSSDDFDRSRINIVMFHGYVISGSRTSLEESDSERPLSIGTAEWIDQSIFDAFDYVALGHLHKGQKVGSNRIRYSGSPLKYSKSEATHQKKSFIIDIDHDSLEVTPVSLIPKRDMRVVRGTFDDLMQQDWSDDYIFIELTDDRFIRDAMSRLRGQFPQILGLEYVNLRVDQSTYQTARSQDLKRQSIESLFSDFFEQYTEHTLDEPRREVVREIVRLVEQEETV from the coding sequence ATGCGTTTTTTACATACAGCAGATTGGCATATCGGAAAGATTGTGCATGAGCAGTCTATGTTGGCCGATCAAGCGTATATTTTGGAGCAGCTGATTGAGCAAGTGGCTCAGTATGAGGTAGATGCTGTGTTGATGGCGGGGGATTTATATGATCGGAGTTTGCCCCCAAAGGAAGCCGTGGCGTTAGTGAATCAGACGTTGAGTCGCTTAATTAATGAGTTGGAGGTGCCGGTCTTCATCATTGCGGGTAATCACGATAGTAGCGAACGGATTGAGTACTTGTCGGAAGTCGCTGAAGCGAAGCAATTGTACATGGAAGGGACCTTGAAGGCATATACGCGCAAAATCTCATTGAAAGAGGCAGATATTTATATGATGCCTTACGCGGATCATGTGCTGATTCGACAAGCATTGGATCAGCCAGAGATTCGAACGATTGAAGAGGCAGTTGCGGCACAAGTAGAACAGATTACAAGTTCGGATGATTTTGATCGTAGTCGGATTAATATAGTTATGTTTCATGGATATGTGATAAGTGGGAGCCGTACATCGCTAGAGGAGTCGGATTCAGAGCGTCCTTTGAGCATTGGAACGGCAGAGTGGATCGATCAGTCTATCTTTGATGCGTTCGATTACGTGGCGTTGGGTCACTTACATAAAGGACAAAAAGTTGGCTCAAATCGTATTCGCTACAGTGGTTCGCCTCTGAAGTATTCGAAATCAGAAGCAACGCATCAGAAAAAAAGCTTCATTATTGATATTGATCATGATTCACTGGAAGTGACCCCGGTGTCTCTTATCCCTAAGCGTGATATGCGAGTTGTGCGAGGGACATTCGATGACTTAATGCAACAAGATTGGTCGGATGATTATATCTTTATTGAGTTGACGGATGATAGGTTTATTCGAGATGCGATGAGTCGATTGCGGGGACAGTTCCCTCAGATATTGGGGTTAGAATATGTGAATTTGAGAGTAGATCAGTCTACTTATCAGACCGCTCGTTCACAAGATCTGAAGCGTCAGTCGATTGAGTCATTATTTTCTGATTTTTTTGAGCAGTATACGGAGCATACGTTGGATGAGCCACGCCGTGAAGTGGTGCGAGAGATTGTGCGATTGGTAGAACAGGAGGAGACGGTATGA
- a CDS encoding sn-glycerol-3-phosphate ABC transporter ATP-binding protein UgpC, translating to MVGIKINDMYKKYEGNDAYSLQEFNLDIADREFIVFVGPSGCGKSTTLRMIAGLEEITSGELYIGDELVNNVAPKDRDIAMVFQNYALYPHMTVFDNMGFGLKLRKFDKQEIKRRVEEAAEILGLSQLLDRKPAALSGGQRQRVALGRAIVRDAKVFLMDEPLSNLDAKLRVAMRAEIAKLHRQLETTSIYVTHDQTEAMTMADRIVILNDGFIQQVGSPKEVYDHPVNVFVGGFIGSPAMNFFNVNLKGNRIVEQGGGIDIQIPDGKLKLLKERGYNDGDALIFGIRPEDIKSDQVVIDALPEATVDIDVSVAELLGAETMVYCNIADKEFIARVDAREEIQAGDKMTVAFELSKGHFFDPETEKVIK from the coding sequence ATGGTTGGTATTAAAATTAACGACATGTACAAAAAATACGAAGGAAACGATGCGTATTCATTGCAAGAATTCAACTTAGATATTGCAGATCGCGAGTTTATCGTTTTTGTTGGACCATCTGGCTGTGGTAAATCAACAACACTTCGTATGATTGCGGGACTGGAAGAAATCACAAGTGGTGAACTCTACATCGGAGACGAACTGGTCAACAACGTGGCACCAAAAGATCGTGATATTGCGATGGTATTCCAGAACTACGCGCTTTACCCACACATGACTGTTTTTGATAACATGGGCTTCGGGTTAAAATTGCGTAAATTCGATAAACAAGAAATTAAACGTCGTGTAGAAGAAGCGGCTGAAATTCTCGGTCTTAGCCAGTTATTGGACCGTAAACCAGCTGCTCTATCAGGAGGTCAGCGTCAACGTGTTGCCTTGGGACGTGCGATTGTCCGTGATGCCAAAGTCTTCTTAATGGATGAGCCACTTTCTAACTTGGATGCTAAGTTACGTGTGGCGATGCGTGCTGAGATTGCGAAATTACACCGTCAATTAGAGACCACTTCTATCTACGTTACCCACGACCAAACAGAAGCGATGACAATGGCCGACCGAATTGTTATCTTGAACGATGGATTCATCCAACAAGTTGGCTCACCGAAAGAAGTCTATGACCACCCAGTGAATGTCTTCGTCGGAGGATTCATCGGCTCACCTGCTATGAACTTCTTCAACGTTAACTTAAAAGGAAACCGCATCGTTGAACAAGGTGGTGGAATTGATATCCAGATTCCAGATGGTAAGCTCAAGTTATTGAAAGAACGCGGCTACAACGATGGAGATGCATTAATCTTCGGTATTCGTCCAGAAGATATTAAGAGCGATCAAGTAGTGATTGATGCTTTACCAGAAGCGACGGTAGACATTGATGTATCAGTTGCGGAGTTACTCGGGGCTGAAACGATGGTCTACTGTAACATCGCAGATAAAGAATTTATTGCACGTGTGGATGCGCGTGAAGAAATTCAAGCGGGTGACAAGATGACAGTGGCCTTCGAGTTATCAAAAGGACACTTCTTCGATCCAGAGACAGAGAAAGTCATCAAGTAA
- a CDS encoding ABC transporter ATP-binding protein, producing the protein MEELIRLEDLNVSFATTNGYKPIIKGINLSIQPGEIVGLVGESGSGKSVTARSIVRLNDERTLTDYTGAIYYKEDNILDYSPKQLRQFRQGVASMVFQDPMSSLNPLMTIGKQLIEAIRMADASISQGQAREKALDLMNRSGLRRAEQLLDALPHELSGGMQQRIMIAIALAKDPVLLIADEATTALDVTIQAQILDLFKEIQQNLNTAFLFITHDLTIAQALCDRIVVMKDGHILEAAPTETLFTEPLHPYTLQLFSAIPGLKQPQREHIQRMKEEAKHTLSAENLIIWDSASEQPGVLSEVTPGHELFVQRQSSSVEGGVR; encoded by the coding sequence ATGGAAGAGCTTATTAGATTAGAAGACTTGAATGTCTCATTTGCGACGACGAATGGCTATAAGCCTATTATTAAAGGGATTAATCTATCTATTCAACCTGGAGAAATTGTTGGATTAGTCGGTGAAAGTGGAAGTGGGAAGAGCGTGACGGCTCGTTCGATTGTTCGATTGAATGATGAGCGTACGTTGACAGATTATACGGGAGCGATTTATTACAAGGAAGATAATATCTTAGATTATTCGCCTAAACAATTGCGCCAGTTCCGTCAAGGTGTCGCATCGATGGTTTTCCAAGATCCAATGTCGTCGCTTAATCCACTGATGACGATTGGGAAGCAGTTAATTGAAGCCATTCGTATGGCGGACGCATCGATTAGTCAAGGACAAGCTCGTGAGAAAGCATTGGACTTAATGAATAGAAGTGGTTTGCGCCGAGCAGAACAACTTTTAGATGCATTGCCACATGAATTATCAGGTGGGATGCAACAACGGATTATGATTGCAATAGCGTTAGCGAAAGATCCGGTATTACTTATTGCTGATGAAGCCACAACTGCGCTCGATGTGACCATTCAGGCACAAATTTTAGATTTATTTAAAGAGATCCAGCAGAACTTGAATACGGCATTCTTATTCATTACGCATGATTTGACGATTGCTCAAGCTTTATGTGATCGTATCGTTGTGATGAAGGATGGCCATATTTTAGAAGCCGCACCAACCGAAACATTATTCACGGAGCCTCTGCATCCCTATACATTGCAATTATTTAGTGCTATCCCCGGTTTGAAACAACCCCAACGAGAACATATTCAACGGATGAAAGAAGAGGCCAAGCATACGTTATCCGCCGAGAATTTAATTATCTGGGACTCGGCCAGTGAGCAGCCCGGTGTTCTCAGTGAAGTCACACCAGGCCATGAATTATTCGTTCAGCGCCAGTCTAGCTCAGTGGAAGGAGGAGTTCGATGA
- a CDS encoding SMC family ATPase, whose amino-acid sequence MRPLKLELQAFGPFRDKMVIDFSSFDQSGLFLISGPTGSGKTTLFDAMAYALYDEASGDVRERDTLKSQYANDEMLCYVKFTFDVGGKTYTILRKPTQIGPGVRTKTKHIQTEAELAINGTIVATKKTEVDAYIGQILSLTADQFKQIVMIPQGEFRRLLISGSREKEAIFRNIFKTHQLEIFQMKLKEKADAFRERRRDLTVKLSQVLTDIQQAIDHPPLQEAAEKQQLTMVRAELQQLIANGQVEQEVVEEKLAKNQEQQSRYEQILQLRIDQAAQLTKRQQLDDQAEMIAQLKQQLHNHREASALNQLYQPLQETEQAIRQAEQTLTHYQAEQAKLKEQQAILDQEQVTLQAEMAQLPTVETEIEQLQAEQRLFKELADIEAEQATLQASLSEQQATLEDTNRAVDQLTHQIENKEAQLSQINQWRQTLEELQEAQTEYKAKKQQAEQMLETLNQLQQLKQQISAINTTLEQKHAHYRDLDAQASRMEQAYLSNLAGSLAAELVSGEACPVCGSLEHPDRATTHVDTVTKEQKEAAELEATQAREAWVATKTKREHLWETFNATLTEVAIVGDDLDLEITQKRQQVEQLDTTLSSLNQQIATLRQDIAKEPQWQQDLKDLEHQRQATIETQTRLISSQEHINERLTILTVKAQQLAQQLTDESMDALNQKLADKKEWKQQVTDQQQSLNKRQETLATEQASNKKGIDLTKEHLTQLETKHYKQEKAYQQALATSELDDTFRQYLVADQTAKGWETTINQAQEQRAITESKLADLQQKLAQYDAGQATDWYKEQLKRLSQQASELRVSRDQWISQLDSYQRTLTAIINLNQEQQDLRENSQIYEELHELASGSKQTNRVSFERYVLSMYFDHIILAANSRLKTMTAGRYVLQRPNTDQQKGMAARGLDLNVLDHYTGQNRSVTTLSGGEMFKASLSLALGLSDVIQNELGGVHVDTLFIDEGFATLDMESLDVAIQILMDLNKTGRLIGIISHVEELKTRIASRINVHKTTQGSQVEVVV is encoded by the coding sequence ATGAGGCCATTGAAGTTAGAGTTGCAGGCGTTTGGGCCATTTCGAGATAAGATGGTGATTGACTTTTCGTCTTTCGATCAGTCCGGCTTATTCCTTATATCAGGTCCGACTGGTTCGGGGAAGACGACGCTATTTGATGCGATGGCTTATGCATTATATGATGAGGCGAGCGGTGATGTTCGAGAGCGTGACACATTGAAGTCACAGTATGCCAATGATGAGATGCTCTGCTATGTGAAGTTTACCTTCGATGTGGGAGGGAAGACGTATACGATTCTGCGCAAGCCAACTCAGATTGGTCCTGGTGTACGAACGAAAACAAAACATATTCAAACCGAGGCAGAATTGGCCATAAATGGCACAATTGTTGCGACGAAAAAAACAGAAGTGGATGCCTATATTGGACAAATTTTGAGCTTAACTGCTGATCAGTTCAAACAAATTGTAATGATTCCTCAAGGAGAATTTCGGCGGTTATTAATCTCGGGTAGTCGCGAAAAAGAAGCCATTTTTCGCAATATCTTTAAGACGCATCAGTTAGAGATTTTTCAGATGAAACTGAAGGAGAAGGCAGATGCGTTTAGAGAAAGACGGCGCGATCTGACCGTGAAATTAAGCCAAGTATTGACAGATATTCAACAAGCTATTGATCATCCACCGCTGCAAGAAGCTGCTGAGAAGCAACAATTAACGATGGTGCGAGCTGAATTGCAGCAGTTGATAGCTAATGGACAAGTTGAACAGGAAGTGGTCGAGGAGAAGCTAGCGAAGAACCAAGAGCAACAATCCCGCTATGAGCAGATCTTGCAACTACGGATAGATCAGGCCGCCCAACTGACGAAGCGACAGCAGTTGGATGACCAAGCGGAGATGATTGCTCAGTTAAAGCAACAGCTGCATAATCACCGCGAAGCAAGCGCACTTAATCAACTGTACCAACCACTTCAAGAGACAGAGCAAGCCATCCGCCAAGCGGAGCAAACATTGACGCATTATCAAGCTGAACAAGCAAAACTTAAGGAACAGCAAGCTATCCTTGATCAGGAACAAGTGACCTTGCAAGCAGAGATGGCACAACTCCCTACCGTTGAAACAGAGATTGAACAATTGCAAGCCGAACAACGATTATTTAAGGAATTAGCTGATATCGAAGCAGAGCAGGCAACACTGCAAGCCTCTTTGTCAGAGCAGCAAGCCACACTAGAAGACACTAACCGAGCCGTTGACCAACTAACGCATCAAATCGAAAACAAAGAAGCCCAACTCAGTCAAATCAATCAATGGCGCCAGACCTTGGAGGAGTTGCAGGAAGCCCAAACGGAGTACAAGGCAAAGAAACAACAAGCTGAACAAATGTTAGAGACCTTAAATCAGCTTCAGCAGTTGAAGCAACAAATTTCTGCCATTAATACGACGTTGGAACAAAAACACGCTCATTATCGCGATCTTGATGCACAAGCCAGTCGCATGGAACAAGCTTATTTAAGTAATTTGGCGGGCAGCTTAGCGGCTGAATTGGTGTCAGGCGAAGCGTGCCCAGTCTGTGGATCGCTCGAACATCCCGATCGTGCCACTACCCATGTGGACACCGTGACCAAGGAACAAAAAGAAGCAGCTGAACTTGAGGCCACACAAGCTCGTGAAGCATGGGTGGCGACTAAGACCAAGCGAGAGCACTTATGGGAAACATTCAATGCCACCTTAACGGAGGTAGCGATCGTGGGAGATGACTTAGACCTGGAAATAACACAGAAGCGCCAGCAAGTGGAACAGCTGGATACGACCTTATCATCGCTTAACCAACAAATCGCTACATTGCGCCAAGATATTGCAAAGGAACCGCAATGGCAACAAGACTTGAAAGATTTAGAGCACCAGCGTCAAGCCACTATAGAGACGCAGACACGATTGATCAGCAGTCAAGAGCACATAAATGAGCGCTTGACGATCTTGACAGTCAAAGCCCAGCAACTAGCGCAACAATTAACAGATGAATCGATGGATGCTCTTAATCAGAAGCTAGCAGACAAAAAAGAGTGGAAGCAGCAAGTGACCGATCAGCAGCAGTCTTTGAACAAGCGCCAAGAGACCCTAGCAACAGAGCAAGCTAGTAATAAGAAGGGAATCGACTTAACCAAAGAACACCTCACCCAGCTGGAAACCAAGCATTATAAACAAGAAAAAGCTTATCAGCAAGCTTTAGCTACTAGCGAGCTAGATGATACGTTTAGACAGTATTTAGTCGCTGACCAGACAGCTAAAGGGTGGGAAACTACTATTAACCAAGCCCAAGAGCAGCGCGCCATTACTGAGAGTAAATTAGCTGATCTCCAACAAAAATTAGCGCAATATGATGCTGGCCAAGCGACAGACTGGTATAAGGAACAGTTAAAGAGGCTATCGCAGCAAGCTTCTGAGTTGAGAGTGAGTCGGGACCAATGGATTAGCCAACTGGACAGTTATCAGCGAACCTTAACAGCTATTATTAATTTAAACCAGGAACAACAAGATCTTAGAGAAAATAGTCAGATTTACGAAGAGTTGCATGAACTGGCTTCCGGGAGTAAACAGACCAATCGTGTATCATTCGAGCGTTATGTATTGAGTATGTATTTTGATCATATTATACTAGCTGCTAATAGTCGCTTGAAGACGATGACGGCTGGACGCTACGTACTGCAGCGACCGAATACAGATCAACAAAAAGGTATGGCCGCGCGAGGCTTAGATCTAAATGTGCTTGATCATTATACGGGACAGAATCGCAGTGTGACCACCTTATCAGGTGGCGAGATGTTCAAGGCATCGCTATCACTTGCATTAGGACTATCGGATGTTATCCAGAATGAATTAGGTGGGGTACATGTGGATACACTCTTCATCGATGAAGGATTTGCTACATTAGATATGGAATCACTCGATGTCGCCATTCAGATTCTGATGGACTTGAATAAGACAGGACGTTTAATTGGGATTATTTCTCATGTGGAGGAATTGAAGACACGCATCGCTTCGCGGATTAATGTGCATAAGACAACACAAGGCAGTCAAGTGGAAGTAGTCGTTTAA